Proteins from a single region of Crassaminicella profunda:
- a CDS encoding UxaA family hydrolase — protein MKFCGYIRKDGSVGTRNYVAVIPAVVCANEVVENIVYSTKMTEGILHHQGCCQTPPDLKRVTDSLIKIGENPNVGAALIVSLGCEGVDTDRLEKEIRATGKPVERVNIQEIGGTSKAIQKGIDLAQKLALEISGQQREEVDLSKLTMGIKCGASDTTSGIASNPVIGYVADKIVEAGGTVIFGETTEFIGAEHILQRRAKTPEVAADIKRIVDDIENRAKAIGVDMRKGQPTPGNIEGGLSTIEEKSLGAIVKSGTKTIEGVLEYTEKPCGKGLWIKNTPGREIEVLTAMAIGGAQVMLFSTGRGAPQGFPVVPIIKICGNPITYDRMCNDMDINAGKIVVGEKSIEEVGEETLAKLLRVASGEVAKGEAIKYTKSMDIYTLGPVI, from the coding sequence ATGAAATTTTGTGGTTATATAAGAAAAGATGGATCAGTAGGAACAAGAAATTATGTTGCAGTTATACCAGCTGTAGTCTGTGCTAATGAAGTTGTTGAAAACATAGTATATTCAACAAAAATGACAGAAGGAATATTACATCATCAAGGATGTTGCCAAACGCCACCTGACTTAAAAAGAGTTACTGATTCTTTAATTAAAATAGGAGAAAATCCTAATGTAGGAGCAGCACTTATTGTAAGTCTTGGGTGTGAAGGGGTCGATACGGATCGTTTAGAAAAAGAAATAAGAGCCACTGGAAAACCTGTTGAACGTGTAAATATTCAAGAAATTGGTGGAACAAGTAAAGCTATACAAAAGGGAATTGATTTAGCTCAAAAGTTAGCCTTAGAGATTTCAGGACAACAAAGAGAAGAAGTGGATCTTTCTAAATTGACAATGGGTATTAAATGTGGTGCTTCTGATACAACTTCTGGTATTGCTTCTAATCCTGTCATTGGATATGTGGCAGACAAAATTGTTGAAGCTGGTGGAACGGTTATATTTGGTGAAACTACAGAATTTATTGGAGCAGAACATATTTTACAAAGAAGAGCAAAAACGCCTGAAGTTGCAGCAGATATAAAAAGAATTGTAGATGATATTGAAAATAGAGCAAAGGCTATTGGTGTTGACATGAGAAAAGGACAGCCTACACCAGGAAATATAGAAGGTGGATTAAGTACAATTGAAGAAAAATCTTTAGGTGCTATTGTAAAATCAGGAACAAAAACAATTGAAGGGGTTTTAGAATATACAGAAAAGCCTTGCGGAAAAGGATTATGGATTAAAAATACACCAGGAAGAGAAATAGAAGTATTAACTGCTATGGCCATAGGTGGAGCACAAGTAATGTTATTTTCAACTGGACGAGGAGCGCCACAAGGTTTCCCAGTTGTTCCTATTATCAAAATCTGTGGAAATCCTATAACCTATGATAGAATGTGTAATGATATGGATATTAATGCAGGAAAAATTGTAGTAGGTGAAAAATCTATCGAAGAAGTAGGAGAAGAAACATTAGCGAAACTACTGAGAGTTGCTTCAGGGGAAGTTGCAAAAGGGGAAGCGATTAAATATACTAAATCAATGGATATATATACACTTGGTCCTGTTATATAG
- a CDS encoding GntP family permease — MGSIIGLVVGILVLLFLIIKTKIHAFPALVIVSILVGLLSGLPTGDTLKAVAGGFGGTLGHIGIIIGFGCIMGKFLEVSGAAKRMASSVLNIVGVKRADVVLGLTGLLVSIPVFCDSGFVILSELAKAFSRETKKSMVGLGGILGMGLYITHFLIPPTPGPLAVAGFFGVDLGMMILGGILLSIPLFIVSIFYFRYVGQKYPDLIPDIDADLAKASENKKKLVTNVMEKHEKGEDLENSDFFDSSDDIQLPGVAISFAPIVIPVVLILLNTVSKAIGLEGNAMNVIGLIGNPIIAVFIGLLISVYGLTGNLSKKDSIKLMESAMASSGLIILVTGAGGALGNVIRVTDIGNTIAASIVNLNIPVILVPILLGALIRIPQGSGTVAMITGGSILAPMLPTLGLNPLIAALGLCTTSMFISYPNDSYFWVVTRFSGMEVETSLKTWSIGTAIIPICGSIILIITNAILF; from the coding sequence ATGGGTTCGATTATTGGATTAGTAGTTGGGATATTGGTGTTATTATTTTTAATCATTAAAACAAAGATTCATGCATTTCCGGCGTTAGTAATTGTTTCAATTTTAGTAGGACTTCTTTCTGGGTTACCAACAGGAGATACATTGAAAGCCGTTGCAGGAGGATTTGGAGGGACTTTAGGACATATAGGAATTATCATTGGTTTTGGATGTATTATGGGTAAATTTCTTGAAGTAAGTGGAGCAGCAAAAAGAATGGCATCAAGTGTTTTAAATATTGTTGGAGTAAAACGAGCAGATGTAGTATTGGGATTAACTGGATTACTTGTTTCTATACCTGTTTTCTGTGATTCAGGATTTGTTATTTTATCGGAACTTGCGAAAGCGTTTTCACGAGAAACGAAAAAATCAATGGTTGGGTTAGGTGGAATACTTGGAATGGGATTATATATTACTCACTTTTTAATTCCACCCACACCAGGACCTCTTGCAGTTGCAGGTTTTTTTGGAGTAGATTTGGGTATGATGATTTTAGGAGGAATTCTATTATCTATTCCCTTGTTTATTGTTTCAATTTTTTACTTTAGATATGTGGGACAAAAATATCCTGATCTTATACCAGATATAGATGCTGATTTAGCGAAGGCAAGTGAAAATAAAAAGAAATTAGTAACTAATGTTATGGAAAAACATGAAAAAGGTGAAGACTTGGAAAATAGCGACTTCTTTGATTCGTCAGATGATATACAACTTCCAGGAGTTGCAATTTCATTTGCGCCAATTGTGATACCAGTTGTTTTAATTCTTTTAAATACAGTATCAAAAGCAATAGGGTTGGAAGGAAATGCTATGAATGTGATAGGGCTTATAGGAAATCCAATTATAGCTGTTTTTATTGGTTTATTGATCAGTGTATATGGTTTAACTGGAAATCTTTCTAAAAAAGATTCAATAAAGCTTATGGAAAGTGCAATGGCTAGTTCGGGTTTGATTATTTTAGTAACAGGAGCTGGTGGAGCATTAGGAAATGTAATTAGAGTAACAGATATAGGGAATACAATTGCAGCATCTATCGTTAATTTAAATATTCCAGTAATTCTTGTACCTATATTATTAGGAGCATTAATAAGAATTCCTCAAGGATCAGGTACTGTTGCAATGATTACAGGAGGCTCTATTTTAGCACCAATGTTACCAACTCTTGGATTAAATCCTTTGATTGCAGCTTTAGGACTTTGCACAACGTCTATGTTTATTTCTTATCCTAATGATAGTTATTTTTGGGTAGTAACTCGTTTCTCAGGAATGGAAGTTGAGACAAGTTTGAAAACATGGAGTATTGGAACAGCAATTATACCAATTTGTGGTTCAATTATATTAATTATTACAAATGCTATTTTATTTTAA
- a CDS encoding sodium:solute symporter family protein yields MMNIPFIIVITYIFILFGISAYARKLASNGSENFILAGRKLTTPLIAVTITGLAIGGASTIGVAEQAYNVGLSAGWYNVAWAIGAVIMGLVCAEKYRGMNVSTVPELFERFYDTKGRIICVIGQIIIQIAATSLQYVAGGAILASMLPEIFTFKTGMLTSAVVFIGITFIGGMWSAGLSNLLNVALIYIGIIIATITTIFSQGGLHQISLKLPSEIAYLHPVNGLGTFAIVSWIVVMTTQALSMQYTVQISCSAKNTKTARNGFIIGGLLMLPIGFLAALMGIAAKVAFPDISATLALPKIIMSLHPAVAGLTLAALWAADVSTACNLLLGSATLFSQDIYKRFINPDIDEKRFTILTKISVAVLGIFTFVLALTIVGILKTLMVALSLSTAFTVVFLFTIFAPSICRKKSAFITTLAGIIVLIAWQLIPAIRIFPHVIYLEWIVCTVTFCLIPIFDPHPIDAFLEVEAMVE; encoded by the coding sequence ATGATGAATATTCCTTTTATTATTGTAATCACTTATATTTTTATATTATTTGGTATTAGCGCTTATGCTAGGAAACTAGCTTCAAATGGTTCTGAAAATTTTATATTGGCAGGACGTAAACTAACTACCCCTTTAATTGCTGTTACTATTACAGGACTTGCCATCGGTGGTGCTTCTACTATTGGAGTTGCTGAACAAGCTTATAATGTAGGTCTTTCTGCTGGATGGTATAACGTAGCTTGGGCAATAGGTGCTGTTATTATGGGTTTAGTTTGTGCAGAAAAATACAGAGGCATGAATGTGTCAACAGTACCTGAATTATTTGAAAGATTTTATGATACAAAAGGGCGTATCATCTGTGTAATAGGTCAGATCATTATTCAAATTGCTGCAACTTCCCTACAATATGTTGCAGGGGGAGCAATCCTTGCTTCCATGTTACCAGAAATATTCACCTTTAAAACGGGTATGCTTACAAGTGCTGTTGTTTTCATAGGTATTACCTTCATCGGAGGTATGTGGTCAGCAGGTCTTTCTAATCTTTTGAATGTAGCTTTAATCTATATAGGCATTATCATTGCAACCATTACAACCATTTTTTCACAAGGAGGATTACACCAGATTTCTTTAAAACTCCCTTCTGAAATTGCCTATTTACATCCTGTTAATGGATTAGGAACCTTCGCAATTGTTAGTTGGATTGTAGTCATGACAACACAAGCACTATCTATGCAATATACAGTACAAATATCTTGTAGTGCAAAGAATACTAAAACTGCTCGTAATGGTTTTATCATTGGTGGACTATTGATGCTTCCTATTGGTTTTTTAGCTGCATTGATGGGCATTGCAGCTAAAGTTGCTTTTCCAGATATTAGTGCTACTTTAGCTTTACCAAAAATCATTATGTCCCTACACCCTGCTGTTGCAGGTCTAACACTTGCAGCTTTATGGGCAGCAGATGTTTCTACTGCATGTAACCTACTTTTAGGATCAGCAACACTTTTTTCACAAGATATTTATAAAAGGTTTATAAATCCAGATATAGATGAAAAGCGTTTTACGATTCTTACAAAAATATCTGTAGCTGTATTAGGTATATTTACATTTGTATTAGCTTTAACAATTGTAGGCATCTTAAAAACATTAATGGTTGCATTAAGTTTATCAACAGCTTTTACAGTAGTATTTTTATTTACCATATTTGCGCCAAGTATTTGCAGGAAAAAATCAGCCTTCATTACCACCCTTGCTGGAATCATCGTACTTATTGCATGGCAATTGATTCCTGCTATAAGAATATTTCCTCATGTCATCTATCTTGAATGGATTGTTTGTACTGTAACTTTTTGTTTAATCCCAATATTTGATCCCCATCCGATTGACGCTTTCTTAGAAGTAGAAGCTATGGTTGAATAA
- the larA gene encoding nickel-dependent lactate racemase has product MYTMKMKYGRGKIDIQIPKKNLIKVIESNSKDVNNAEEEVIIDALNNPIASAPLYQLVHPGETVCIVISDVTRLWQKMSTYLPYIVKELNEGGIKDEDILFISATGSHRKQTKEEHKLLLGEELANRFEVLDHDCLEEENISYLGTTRFGTPVKVNKKALERDHIILTGSIVFHLLAGWGGGKKSVLPGICAYESIMKNHALSLSPNFGEGSNPLVRSGYTEKNPLHLDMLEAASFVRPTFMFNVIMDTKGKIAHAVAGNYIKAHEAGCKIVDEMDGVEIEEKADVVIATAGGYPKDINLYQTCKTVINAKEAVKKGGSMIILSECSEGFGNDHVQEMIQNYDTLEERETALRKDYSIAKYIGYFISEVAKDFQFILVGNMDEKLVEKANMRIVKTIDEALELVYHKNGKDVKTYLMPYGANTLPKLKE; this is encoded by the coding sequence ATGTATACAATGAAGATGAAGTATGGTAGAGGAAAGATTGATATTCAAATACCTAAAAAAAATTTGATAAAGGTTATAGAAAGTAATAGCAAAGATGTAAATAATGCAGAAGAAGAAGTAATAATAGATGCATTAAATAATCCTATTGCAAGTGCACCTCTTTATCAGTTGGTTCATCCAGGGGAGACGGTATGTATCGTAATTTCTGATGTAACAAGATTGTGGCAGAAAATGAGTACATACCTTCCCTATATTGTAAAAGAGTTAAATGAAGGTGGTATAAAGGACGAAGATATATTATTTATTAGTGCAACAGGTTCTCATAGAAAACAAACAAAGGAAGAACATAAGCTGTTATTAGGAGAGGAACTTGCCAATCGATTTGAAGTGTTAGATCATGATTGTCTAGAGGAAGAAAATATTTCTTACCTAGGAACTACAAGATTTGGTACACCTGTTAAGGTGAATAAAAAAGCATTAGAGAGGGATCATATTATTTTAACAGGATCTATTGTTTTTCATCTTTTAGCAGGATGGGGTGGAGGAAAAAAATCTGTTTTGCCAGGAATTTGTGCCTATGAAAGCATTATGAAAAATCATGCCTTATCATTGAGTCCAAATTTTGGAGAGGGGAGTAATCCTTTAGTTCGGAGTGGATATACTGAAAAAAATCCACTGCATTTGGATATGTTAGAAGCTGCAAGCTTTGTTCGACCAACATTTATGTTCAATGTAATCATGGATACAAAAGGGAAAATTGCCCATGCTGTAGCAGGAAATTATATAAAAGCTCATGAAGCAGGATGTAAGATTGTTGATGAAATGGATGGGGTTGAGATTGAAGAAAAAGCAGATGTAGTTATTGCAACGGCAGGAGGGTATCCAAAGGATATCAACTTATACCAAACTTGTAAGACTGTCATCAATGCAAAAGAGGCTGTAAAAAAAGGCGGAAGTATGATTATTTTAAGTGAGTGCTCTGAAGGATTTGGGAATGACCATGTACAAGAGATGATTCAAAATTATGATACCTTAGAAGAAAGAGAGACGGCACTGAGAAAAGATTATTCTATTGCAAAATATATTGGATATTTTATCAGTGAGGTTGCAAAGGATTTTCAATTTATTTTGGTAGGCAATATGGATGAAAAATTAGTAGAAAAAGCAAATATGAGGATTGTAAAAACCATTGATGAAGCATTAGAACTGGTTTATCATAAAAATGGAAAAGACGTTAAAACGTACTTAATGCCTTATGGAGCTAATACGTTGCCTAAATTAAAGGAATAA
- a CDS encoding amino acid ABC transporter substrate-binding protein: MKKKIMFLFIAVMMMSMVLSGCGAKETSKADSESAQETKVSEEKDGSLEEIKEKGELVLGLDDSFPPMGFRDEKGEIVGFDIDLAKEVAKRMGVELKTQPIDWDGKVLSLNNKDIDVIWNGLTVTEERKKQIGFSQYYIENRQVIVVQADSDIETKKDLTEKIVAVQLGSSGEDALNADVDTVNSTKEVVKFSNFPEALLDLQAGRVDAVVIDEIVGRYYMSKRPGTYKVAKEDFGKEGYAIGFRKGDTAFMNEVDQILDEMKKDGAAAEISKKWFGEDIVAK; this comes from the coding sequence ATGAAAAAGAAAATCATGTTTTTATTCATAGCAGTGATGATGATGAGTATGGTATTATCAGGATGTGGTGCGAAAGAGACATCAAAAGCAGATAGTGAATCTGCACAAGAAACAAAGGTAAGTGAAGAAAAAGATGGGTCTTTAGAAGAAATAAAGGAAAAAGGAGAATTGGTTTTAGGTCTTGATGATAGCTTCCCACCAATGGGATTTAGAGATGAAAAAGGAGAAATTGTAGGATTTGATATTGATTTAGCAAAAGAAGTTGCAAAAAGAATGGGTGTAGAGCTTAAAACACAGCCAATAGACTGGGATGGAAAGGTTCTTAGTTTAAATAATAAAGATATTGATGTGATTTGGAATGGACTAACGGTTACGGAAGAAAGAAAGAAACAAATTGGATTTTCACAGTATTATATTGAAAATAGACAGGTAATTGTTGTACAAGCTGATTCAGACATAGAAACAAAAAAAGACTTAACAGAAAAAATTGTGGCTGTTCAATTAGGTAGTAGTGGTGAAGATGCATTAAATGCAGATGTAGATACAGTAAATAGTACAAAAGAAGTTGTAAAGTTTTCAAATTTTCCAGAAGCATTATTAGATTTACAAGCAGGGCGTGTAGATGCCGTTGTAATTGATGAAATAGTGGGCAGATACTATATGTCCAAAAGACCTGGTACATACAAGGTAGCAAAAGAGGATTTTGGAAAAGAAGGATATGCTATAGGATTTAGAAAAGGTGATACAGCTTTCATGAATGAAGTAGATCAAATATTAGATGAAATGAAAAAAGATGGTGCAGCAGCAGAGATTTCTAAAAAGTGGTTTGGAGAAGATATTGTAGCTAAATAA
- a CDS encoding amino acid ABC transporter permease, giving the protein MDYITNITGFILKGSIITLQLYAVTILFSIPIGVICALGKISRFKWLNKFLEIYTWVFRGTPLLLQLFFTYYGLPVFGIKFGRFQAAAITFIFNYGAYFTEIFRGGIESIDKGQYEAAKALGMNYRQTMSRIILPQAVKRVLPPTSNEAITLIKDTALVAAIGMGDILRAAKEVLTRDFQITSFIIAGIIYLLLTSVVVMVFKKLEQRYSIYE; this is encoded by the coding sequence GTGGATTATATTACAAATATAACAGGATTTATACTAAAGGGAAGTATTATTACACTACAATTATATGCAGTAACAATTCTTTTTTCGATCCCAATAGGGGTGATATGTGCACTTGGAAAAATCTCTAGATTTAAGTGGCTAAATAAGTTCCTTGAAATATATACTTGGGTATTTCGGGGAACCCCACTGCTCCTTCAACTTTTCTTTACTTATTATGGACTTCCTGTCTTTGGAATAAAATTTGGACGATTCCAAGCAGCCGCAATTACATTTATCTTTAATTACGGAGCATATTTTACAGAAATATTCAGGGGAGGAATAGAATCTATCGATAAAGGACAATATGAAGCAGCAAAAGCATTAGGGATGAATTATCGCCAAACTATGTCAAGAATCATACTTCCTCAAGCTGTAAAAAGAGTATTGCCTCCAACTAGCAATGAAGCCATTACACTTATAAAAGATACAGCACTTGTTGCAGCTATTGGTATGGGAGATATTCTTAGAGCTGCTAAGGAAGTGTTGACAAGGGATTTTCAGATTACATCCTTCATCATTGCAGGAATTATTTATTTGTTATTAACATCTGTCGTAGTAATGGTGTTTAAGAAATTAGAACAGAGATATTCTATATATGAGTAG
- a CDS encoding amino acid ABC transporter ATP-binding protein yields MDMIRVENIYKKFGTLEVLKDVSLTIKKGEVLSIIGPSGSGKSTLLRCLNYLEKINGGRIEIEGNPIAVYENEKKMHISEGDIRKRCKRIGMVFQNFNLFPHKTVLENIIEAPMIVDGVEREKAVKTAENLLEKVGLSDKRDVYPGKLSGGQKQRVAIARALAMSPEIMLFDEPTSALDPELVGEVLKVMKDLAKEKMTMLVVTHEMAFAKEVSNQVIFMDDGKIIEKANPEKLFTNPDHPRIKTFLDKML; encoded by the coding sequence ATGGACATGATAAGGGTAGAGAATATTTATAAAAAATTTGGTACTTTAGAGGTTTTAAAAGATGTATCTTTAACGATAAAAAAAGGAGAGGTACTTTCTATCATTGGGCCTTCAGGGTCAGGAAAAAGTACACTCCTTAGATGTTTGAATTATTTGGAAAAGATTAATGGTGGAAGAATTGAGATAGAAGGAAATCCTATTGCTGTCTATGAGAATGAAAAAAAGATGCATATCTCAGAAGGGGATATACGAAAAAGATGCAAAAGAATTGGTATGGTTTTTCAAAATTTTAATTTATTCCCACATAAAACAGTTCTAGAAAATATTATTGAAGCTCCAATGATTGTGGATGGAGTAGAAAGAGAAAAAGCAGTGAAAACTGCTGAAAATCTTCTTGAAAAGGTAGGATTATCTGATAAAAGAGATGTTTATCCAGGAAAGCTTTCTGGAGGGCAAAAACAGAGAGTAGCTATTGCAAGAGCCCTTGCAATGAGCCCTGAGATTATGCTTTTTGATGAACCTACATCAGCCCTTGATCCAGAATTAGTTGGGGAAGTCCTTAAGGTGATGAAGGATTTGGCAAAAGAAAAAATGACCATGCTTGTGGTAACCCATGAAATGGCTTTTGCAAAAGAAGTGTCAAATCAAGTTATTTTTATGGATGATGGAAAAATTATTGAAAAGGCAAATCCAGAAAAATTATTTACAAATCCAGATCATCCTAGAATAAAAACATTTTTAGATAAAATGCTTTAA
- a CDS encoding spore coat protein, protein MMFLTTKERILLEDEKSHEEACVQKYQDFATRAQDPQLKQLFSTYASKEQEHLNTLNQILSGQIPALPQQGQQQSNQNNLSLQGQYNENDKKLCTDALITEKYVSNTYNTTIFECCDTNIRQILNHIQKEEQEHGEGIFNYMRNTNMYTPQ, encoded by the coding sequence ATTATGTTTTTAACTACAAAAGAAAGAATACTTTTGGAAGATGAAAAAAGCCATGAAGAAGCTTGTGTCCAAAAATATCAAGACTTTGCAACTCGTGCACAAGATCCTCAATTAAAACAATTGTTCAGCACCTATGCTTCAAAAGAACAAGAACATTTAAACACCCTTAATCAAATCCTAAGCGGACAAATCCCAGCCCTTCCTCAGCAAGGTCAACAGCAGTCTAATCAAAATAATTTATCTCTTCAAGGGCAATATAATGAAAATGATAAAAAATTATGCACAGATGCATTGATCACAGAAAAATATGTATCTAATACTTATAACACAACTATTTTTGAATGTTGTGATACTAACATTCGACAAATACTTAATCATATTCAAAAAGAAGAACAAGAACACGGAGAAGGTATCTTCAATTATATGAGAAATACAAACATGTATACCCCACAATAA
- a CDS encoding cation diffusion facilitator family transporter, giving the protein MHSIEMDGKERLKLGNKIIRITIVLNVLLTIFKIGVGYIGASTAIIADGLHSASDIITSIGVIIGMFLASKPRDEKHQYGHEKAESIAGFFLAAILTLTGMNIGFRAIKIIYLNHYQIPHIYTGIVAFFSIIIKEYQFRITMDAAKKLNSNAMMSDAWHHRSDAFSSIAAFIGILGARLGYGFLDPLAGIIVSIIVVKVGVEILLSSIDELMDGAIDQEKMERIKKQIEKIDGIKSVTDFRGRKHGSKACIDIKICVDPFISVYMGHNIGEKAEKLILSEIKNAKEVIVHIDPCDRESCDESCKK; this is encoded by the coding sequence ATGCACTCTATTGAAATGGACGGTAAAGAAAGATTGAAATTAGGTAATAAGATTATACGTATTACCATTGTTTTAAATGTACTTCTTACAATATTCAAAATAGGAGTTGGCTACATAGGAGCAAGTACTGCTATTATAGCAGATGGGCTTCATTCTGCTTCAGATATTATTACTTCTATTGGCGTGATTATAGGTATGTTTTTAGCATCTAAACCAAGAGATGAAAAACATCAGTATGGACATGAAAAAGCAGAATCTATAGCAGGCTTTTTTTTAGCAGCAATTTTAACTTTGACAGGAATGAATATAGGTTTTCGAGCTATCAAAATTATTTATTTAAATCATTATCAAATACCACATATTTATACAGGGATAGTTGCTTTTTTTTCTATTATCATCAAAGAGTATCAATTTAGAATTACCATGGACGCTGCTAAAAAATTAAATAGCAATGCTATGATGAGTGATGCTTGGCATCATAGGTCGGATGCTTTTTCATCTATTGCAGCTTTTATTGGTATACTAGGCGCAAGATTAGGATATGGATTTTTAGATCCATTAGCAGGAATCATTGTTTCAATCATTGTTGTGAAGGTAGGGGTAGAGATTTTGTTGTCTTCTATAGATGAATTAATGGATGGCGCTATTGATCAAGAAAAAATGGAGAGAATAAAAAAACAAATAGAAAAGATAGATGGCATAAAAAGCGTAACAGATTTTAGAGGTAGAAAACATGGTTCAAAGGCATGTATTGATATAAAAATTTGTGTTGATCCATTTATTTCTGTATACATGGGGCATAATATTGGAGAAAAGGCTGAAAAATTAATTTTATCGGAGATTAAAAATGCCAAAGAAGTGATCGTTCATATAGATCCTTGTGATAGGGAAAGCTGTGATGAAAGCTGTAAGAAGTAA
- a CDS encoding tRNA threonylcarbamoyladenosine dehydratase, which yields MGLHAFSRTELVIGTENLEKLKNSKVAIFGIGGVGTYVAEGLARSGVGSFVLVDDDDVCLTNINRQIHALRSTVGRSKVELMKERILDINPDAKVETKKMLYTVDTAKDLLRDDYDYVVDAIDMVSSKLDLVERCFNRGIKMISSMGAGNKLDPTQFEVTDIYKTSICPLAKVMRKELRKRGVKKLKVVYSKEEPIQPKIIDADCKTDCICTNKERTCVARRQVPGSMAFVPSVAGLIIASVVVRDLVDM from the coding sequence ATGGGATTACATGCTTTTTCTCGTACTGAATTAGTGATAGGTACAGAAAATTTAGAAAAGCTAAAGAATAGCAAAGTTGCTATATTTGGAATTGGTGGGGTAGGAACATATGTTGCAGAGGGGCTGGCAAGATCAGGCGTAGGTAGCTTTGTTTTGGTAGATGATGATGATGTATGTCTTACCAATATCAATCGTCAAATTCATGCATTAAGAAGTACTGTTGGAAGGTCTAAGGTAGAACTTATGAAAGAGCGTATACTAGATATTAATCCAGATGCAAAGGTAGAAACTAAAAAAATGCTATATACAGTTGATACTGCTAAAGATTTATTGAGAGATGATTATGATTATGTAGTAGATGCTATAGACATGGTATCATCAAAGTTAGACTTGGTGGAAAGGTGTTTTAATAGAGGTATTAAGATGATCAGTAGTATGGGTGCTGGAAATAAGTTAGATCCTACTCAATTTGAAGTAACGGATATTTATAAAACATCTATTTGTCCTTTAGCAAAAGTCATGAGAAAAGAGTTAAGAAAAAGAGGGGTAAAAAAATTAAAAGTTGTATATTCTAAGGAAGAACCTATACAGCCTAAAATAATAGATGCAGATTGTAAGACAGACTGTATTTGTACAAATAAAGAGAGGACTTGTGTGGCTAGACGTCAGGTTCCTGGTAGTATGGCTTTTGTACCTTCTGTTGCAGGATTAATTATTGCTTCTGTTGTTGTAAGAGATTTAGTGGATATGTAG
- a CDS encoding transporter substrate-binding domain-containing protein codes for MFKMNNKKIVAILLMVCMVFTFSGCTKEKSSADEPITKIEKIKKAGKLVLGTAADYPPYEFHKEIDGKDTIVGFDIEIAKAMAKDLGVELEIKDMKFDGLLAALVADKIDIIIAGMVPTEERAKSVDFTKQYYQAEQSILIKAEDKDKLKSKEDFKGLKIGAQKSTVQEDIANSMEGAEVKPLSKITDLVLELTNDKIDAVVLVNPVATAYAKSNPNLFVPEISFGTEEGVAAAINKGNEDLLEAANKTLDQLMSEGKIDEFIAAATDLAEEE; via the coding sequence ATGTTTAAAATGAATAACAAAAAAATAGTAGCGATTTTATTAATGGTATGTATGGTATTTACATTCTCAGGATGTACAAAAGAAAAAAGCAGTGCAGATGAACCAATAACAAAAATAGAAAAAATTAAAAAGGCAGGAAAACTAGTATTAGGTACAGCGGCAGATTATCCACCTTATGAATTCCATAAAGAAATTGATGGAAAAGATACGATTGTAGGATTTGATATTGAAATTGCCAAAGCAATGGCTAAAGATCTTGGCGTTGAACTTGAAATCAAAGATATGAAGTTTGATGGATTGTTAGCAGCACTTGTTGCAGACAAGATTGACATTATTATTGCAGGAATGGTTCCAACAGAGGAAAGAGCAAAGAGTGTAGATTTTACAAAGCAGTATTATCAAGCAGAGCAAAGTATTTTAATAAAAGCTGAAGATAAAGACAAATTAAAGAGCAAAGAAGATTTTAAAGGACTTAAAATAGGAGCTCAAAAATCAACGGTTCAAGAAGATATTGCAAATAGTATGGAAGGTGCAGAGGTAAAACCTCTTAGTAAGATTACTGATTTAGTATTAGAATTAACCAACGATAAAATTGATGCAGTTGTATTAGTAAATCCTGTAGCAACTGCATATGCTAAGAGTAATCCAAACCTATTTGTACCAGAGATATCCTTTGGTACAGAAGAAGGGGTTGCAGCAGCAATCAATAAAGGGAATGAAGATTTATTAGAAGCTGCTAATAAGACATTAGATCAATTAATGAGTGAAGGAAAAATTGATGAATTCATTGCAGCGGCTACTGATCTAGCAGAAGAAGAATAA